The sequence CCTTTTCAACAATTGTTATGTCACTGGCATACGACAGTAAGCCCTATCGCTGACGCCATGTTGATTATAGTTTTTTGctcaaacaaataataataaccgTTCGATTCTCCGTCTATCCTATTTAGATATATTAGAACGAGCAGACGGAGAACTGAGCAGCTTCTCACCTAATGAAACGGAAACGACCGTTCGGTCATCCCGTCTTAGCTCAAAATGGCAGCAGCGTCCTAATACAAAGTGACGAGAAAGACCTGTTGTTGTGGTTTCTGGCAACAAAAACATTACTTTTCGCATTCCCAACAAACTCTATAAATAACCAGAAACAACAACTCCCTGCTTAATTATTGAAGATCCCCAAAACTGTTCAAACCAGGGCAAGAATTCgcaaaaatagatttattgaTTGAAGCGATGACGTCGACCCTGTAATAATTATATCACAACGTCGATTATTGAATAATGAAGTACTGGGTTTTAAGACGCAGAAAAATGACTAAAGGAAACTGGTTTCGTTGATCCTTTtcaaaagataaattattaattaatgacgAGTTTTAATACCGCTTTGTTGGAATTTTAAAGTTCGCCATTAGTGGAAactattatttatgaattcaCGTGCATGACATGTATCTATTATattgctatcaaagttctatttttttgtatgGGATGTAAATcggtttaaaatattattttaaaggtaattgTTTTGAATGAGGCGATCGGAAAACTGGACGGAAAATAGCAGTTACCCAGCCAATTAAGTTCGAAAAGTCATTCAGTACTCCGGTCGTCCCATTCAATAGGACAGAGACTGAGTACGGCGAGCGAAGGACTGAACTCTATCACGGCACCTCATTGATCAATACATGATCGAATCCATTATCCATCCTATTCCCGGGTCGTGAAGAAAAGAAATTGTCAACCAACTCTCCTCGTTAAAAACCGACCGTTTCGCAATAAACAATTGAAATTCCGTCGGTATGGCCGAAAGGCATTACAGAAGCAATTTGCAAGACTAAAACCGCCCCCGTTCGGTCCGATAAAGGATTTCCTGGAGGAAGTCGTCGAGCGACCCGAAATCCTCGTATCGGTTAATATTTTAGGGGTGATTCGGGTCACGGTTGACTTTGAAGGGCATCGTTCGGAACGCCGACGGCCGCCTCttcgttatttaaaatttatttcgattCTTGCCGTTGTTGAATTAGCAAATATTTAggcaaaacaataaacaaacaagCGACGCGCAGATAAGAAACTTGTCCTATTTGTTTTGATTACAAATCGTCATGGCagctttgaaacaaaaggGCTTCTCATGGGGGCTGCGAATTCGCGTCTTTGCTCTGATTTTCTTCGCATTAATGGAGACAATTTTAGAACGAACGCAAGCAAAACGAAACTATTTTCCGCACCAAAAATCCTCAATAAAAATGCCCCAAGCCCAAGGCCAAGTTCACATCGGGATTAATAGTTTCGTCCGCAGTCGACACGCATGCAATTCGGTATTTAGCGTTTTCGTGTCGCTAACAAATAGATTTCCCAGTTATGGCCgcggaattattttttaatcgaaaCAGTTGCGCCTTCACAAAACTGGTCCAGCTGACTCCTACGCGAGtgacttaattaattttttacaggATATAGAATTGAATTCATTTGCCTCGATTCCAGGCGTCACGGTCATTCGTTTCCCGGTAATGTACTacttaaaatctttaaaattgttacttAACGCGGACAGATTAAATTACTTATCTTAGGTTATGTGCAACGACGCCCGCCATCTTAGTCTGTCCTTTTTAAAAACGGAATAACGTAAACTACAAATTGACATTTGTCTCAAAATGGCTACTCTAGCAGTGTTTTTGAAGGCGATGCCGCCATATTGTATCGCCATTATGAACAAAATTTCTACGAGATCTCCGTCAATGAAATGTTTGTCACAAGTTGCGCATTCaattcaaaacaattagaACACGGATTTCATGGAATTTCGATGATCAAACATGATTACATGAACATACAACGAAAATTgatcaaatatgttttaaaatggaGTGAGTAGGATTGTCATTTTGATAcactgaaatttgaaaatggccACTCCACCGTTTGTTTCAGAGATAACGCAGTTATGTGGGTATCTCAACTCGCGGCAAAAATGATGCACAATGGCCATTGCTATAATTGTGAATGAAATGTTTATCACAATTGAATACAAGAGAATTGTAACACTGACGTCTATTGAGTCTTAATACAAGCTTttgataaattgttttaaagaCAATTTAAAGCCCTTTGTAAATCTGCACAAATGGGCCAAATTACgattaaaacttcaaagatGTCATgaacaaataaagaaatattttcattgaaaaaaatatatgagtGCCCCCTAATAGGTTACATCGTTACTGGTTTTAATTCACGTAGATACACAAGTCAATCcaaaacgatggtttcattcaggttaatatttaatgaggtttgccatttaaaaattagtttcttCAAAATGAATAGGACCGACGGATAACTCTCAGCTGACCGTGTATATCAGTGTTTTGTTCTCTGCTCATTCTATTCAAAAATGACGTTATGCCTAACATCATTCAGTCCTTCGTCCGTTCTGCTCCATACGCGTCATTTTGAATTGACTGAGCTTCTTTGCTCTTTTTTTGATTTAGCCAAATGCAACATGGCGTCGACTGTAGGTATTGTTATCAAATTCCTCTCGCGAGATACAAACGCACGAGATGAATCATTTTTCTTGTTCCCGGCCCCCGTTTTAATCGTAAATCCTGGAGCCTTGAGTCTGGAAACATCATTGTTCTTGCAATAAAAGgcaatcaaagaaaataaaacgtgATTGATGGGCGGAGGAACCGCtgaaagcaattttaatatcatcCCACTAATTGATAACTCACTTTTGTGGCTTAATTATGTGCTACTTTTCCGGCCTTTTCGCTAGCAAACACTGCCCATAATTTTCTATGTGATTCATGGAGGTAAAACGTCCATTTCCGGTCGCGCGGTTGAAAATTACTCCAATCACGACCGGTAATTAGAAGCTCTGATTGAGTGTTTTTTCGGGTctcaaataatgttttcttttgcAGGTTTTACTGGGATTTGTGTATGCTGCTGCTGCTGGTGGCCAATTTGATAATTCTGCCAGTGGcgataagtttttttaacgaCGATTTAAGCATGCGATGGATAGCGTTCAACTGTCTCTCGGACACCATTTTTCTTATCGATATAGTTGTAAATTTTAGAACAGGTATCACTCCGACTACATTCCTTATTTCTTCAGAGTAACTCACATTTCTCTATCCAGGTATAATGCAACAAGACAATGCAGAACAAGTGATACTGGACCCGCGATTAATAGCTCAGCATTACATACGCACGTGGTTTTTTCTGGACCTAATCTCCTCGATACCCCTCGATTACATCTTCCTCATTATCAACCAGGTAAGCGGATATTTATGGCCCCTATCGGGGAACGTCGCGAAAATACTTTCCCATTTCTCATTTTCGCGTGTCTCCCCGTCTTCCTCTCCCTCGACCCTCAAGGTAAATCGATAGTTGCCTTCTCATGCCCGCTTGGCGTGAGGAAGGTTGTAACAAGCGCccttttttactatttttctgCTCCGAATTGAGGAGTCTCTGTTTGTTTCGCTTTGCGAATTGATTTACTGGTTATATAGGGATGTGCCGTGTATTCAATATGTGATGGAGACTGCAACTTTAGTCATCATCGATAGTGACGCCCACCCCTatgagaatattttcaaaagagAAGATTTTTTAGGACGGATATTTTGGGAGTTGACCTCAAAAATTCAGTATTTTGGATCGtaaatgcaaagaaaaatacGTATCACTGCAACAAAATCAAAGTACGTCCATCAAAGACAGCGGCATGCCAAAGAAGATATCCAAGTCAAACACCTGAACAAGttctattataaatattcatcTTGATTCAAAAAAGTACCTACACTACTGATCTGGTAATTAAGAAGAATTAACGGTTTCATTTCAATAATGTCAGacaaatttctgttttttttttctggttttCCTAATATCAACTAACCTGAATACGGCACTTTTAGCAATTTTCCAAACTTTGAGGGTCGGTATCTCGGGAATTTGTACATTCCCAAAGGTGTCTCAAATTAATTGTCTGTGTTACAGAGttcaaaaacaattcaattgaGATACCTTTGAGGATCTACAAATGCCTGCACAAGCAGCGTAGTATAAATTCCTTTTAGTTTCTGAAGTACCGCAATTGGTGCGGTTTAGAACTTTTCGTATCGAATTGGTCTTTTTACATGATATATTATGTTAGTATCGACATGACGTTactatttattcaaattttagagATTCTAATCTTTAtcgaatttattaaattgctaCTTCACTGATCAATAGAAATGTTTACCACATCgatatttcacatttttataatttaattaaaatgagtTGAAGagtaaagaatttttgttaGTCATTTACCCCCTAAATCAGTTCCAGGACTACGTAGAGAATTTCCAATTCCTGCACGCAGGTAGGGCCTTGCGGATTCTGCGTCTGGCCAAGCTGCTCTCCCTTGTGCGTTTACTGCGCCTGTCTCGCCTGGTCCGCTACGTGAGCCAATGGGAGGAAGTATACGTAAGTGCCCATTTCAGAGTAGAGTGCAACTATCGACACGCGGTGCACCGAGTAGTCGAGCTTCTTATACATCCAGGTCGACGACGTGTGTATCGATACATCCGACTATCACTAGTACCAAGTAGCGAAATGCATGCCAAGGCGTAAACTGTTAATTTTTCGCacctcattttttttctctttcggGCGGCAGGGAAATTGCAttgaattattcaattttcccGTTAGGCGCAAATCCCTCGGGATCCGTTTAgtgtgaatttattttattcggGAGGCACTAAACGCGCAGTTCCACCGATCGATGCCGATATGAATGTTTCAGTGCATTTTGTGTGCGAGTGACTCGGACAAATAGGACGGCTCTTTTTACACTGCTCCAGCTCCCTGGAAATAAGGGATTTAGGATGGAGGAGGAAGAGGAGGAGGAATCAGCTGTAGTGAGGGGGCGACCTAAATTGCTGGGTGATGTTCGAACGGAGGAGAGAGAATTATGGCCGGTACGAGTGTGTCCTCTCTCCCCCCGAAAACCACCTCCCACGGCCTTCATTTGGCTTATTACTATTTACCAATATTTTCAGCGATGGGTTgaaacttttccaatttcaggggctcgttttgaaaaaatatcggGGGCTTTACAAACGAAATTACGCTCTTTTGTGTTTTCCCGGAAAAGAAAGCCCGGGCTATCGGGTTTCAGACAATTGCAGGGTTTTgttggagttttttttattgaataaaagtaattttgaaccATTTTTCGACATGAaccattttttgaaagtttgaaATGTTTTCAACACAGTGTTCCACCACCAATGACGCCATCTACCAACTGCTGTAGGAGCATGGGCACTGAAGTTGACAGATGACATTGACAttatgtgttatttttaaaaatattgaaatattgtcGGTGtttacaaataaacaaaatgctTATATGTGAGTGGCACCACCGAATTTCCGCATTCTCCCTCACACCCAGAATAAAAATCCGCTGTGCGCAATCGCCAACCGATAAGTATGTACCTGCGATCAGCTTCTCGATGTTCATTCACCTCTTTATACCTCTCTGTGCATGCGCTTACTTATACCTACCTTCGTCGCCATTTTCATCATCTAACCGAAACTAATGCGTCATCATCGTTCTCTTCCGGTCGGATGCCCACTAACGCTTCCTATTATCTTGTGTTCTTCGCTTTCTAGATCTTGCAGAATCTTCAAAAAAAGCGAACCGAACGCCGAGGCAGATACAGCTCGGACCTGAACAAGTCGAGCACGAAGAGCAACCTCATCTTTAAGGTAAACTGTGCTTCATGACCCGCTTCTGGCATTTTGCGCGCATGAGCAGTTCGCCAGCCGCGCTTCGCTTCCGcatctgtcaaaaaaaattgccactgattttgattttctctCTCTTTATTACTCTTCACACCATTTGATTGTTTTGTGTACTTATTGCCGAGTTTTTTGGGTAATATAGTTTTGTTTTGCAGTACGAATGAGCAGTTTGTTCTTTAGAGACCACAGAGTTCGAGAAACTGCCCTTTTTGTGCGCTCACGTCGCTAGAGGGAAGCCCGCGTTTgacttacatttttttgacgtTTGTAAGGCTCGACCAGCGCCCATTTCGTTATTGCTGAGTAGGCTTTGATTGAGTATAATTATGACAGTTGATGCTAGTTTTCTCTTGTTTTTTTTGACCGCTTGAGGGCCGAAACTGGCGCTCAGTGGCCTCACCGCATATGCAACTATTTATACATCACTCGAAATGCACAATCCAAATGACGTTCCTTCGAACAACAAAAGGCGATATTCGATTCAAATCAAGAGATTCACAGTCTCTTCTGGATAGAAAAACACGTCCACCACACTTAAATTCATTTCTAACTGTTAAATTGGAGGCAGAATAAACTCTAATCAAGATTGTCAAAACTACGCAAAAATGcgttacaaaaaagttttcttcttATACTATAAAGAGAAAATATCATCACTACTATCAAAACTTCGTAAAATGACTGTCAGAGAGTTTTCTTTTGTTCACATGTCAACCACTATGTTTTCTTGTCTTACCCTGTCATAAACTCATTCGATGtgacaaaaaattgttgtaCTACTTTCGCCACTTTAGCAAATATGGCAACTACATACGACTGATTTTAAACTCCCAATATAGAGGCGGAAATAAAATGTCCCCAAGATTATTAAAACTTCGCAATATAGCCGCAGGAAATGTCTTGTTTAAACAGTAAACGATTTTTCCCTTTAGTATCGTCATACTGTAGTGCGATATGCCAATAGATGGCGCTCCTTTCTTTCCGTACTTCAACAAATATGGCGACTATAGTAGTTTCAGACaagatttattttagattGTCAGATGTGGGTAAATGGTTGCATAAGCTTCTCAAATCAGCCTAACGCAATTTATTGCCAATCGTagcaaagtaaaaaaaaaacgttccCTTTTTGCAATTATTCGTAGCTAGTTGGACTTAGATAGAGTAACCGTTTGACATTTTACTATTCCAAACAAACGAGCTTTGTCCTCGACTCGAAACCGCTCATGtgcctaaaaaataaatcgcttCTGTCACTAACCGACCACACCGAAATCACCATGACAAATTCGCTCACATAACACCGAACTCTGTTTTAACTTGTCTGTGTTCCTCCGAAGAGTTTCTGGATAACATTGACACTTCCAGCTTTCgcaccattttgtatctaaaacGGACAtggaatttcaaattgttttcatttttatatactCTCAACAGAGATGTTGCGTCAAGGatgttgttaatatttttatgtacagATTAAAAGTGCTGTTGATCGTTTTACTGGCCGATTTAATGGTAAATTGGGTAAGTACTGTGTAGGTGAACTTACCTTTATTGGCGGCTTACGTTTCTGTTGCTAATCTCCTTGCATTTATATTAGAAAGAAAGAGTAGTGTTCTATTTAGTAGTTAAAGTCCATAATAGCGTCAAATGAAGAATGTATTGTCATGTactaaaagtttcaaatagGATTAATACTACCGATGAGGGCTCTACGAAACGTAAACCAATCGACGAAAGCGAGCATGCCcttaaatatgttaaatttaatgttcGCTTTCTTCGCTTCACATTTTGCCCACCAGAAGTCGCAAGGAAATAAAATGTGCGCTGACACCTAACTATAATTTGCGTTATTAATATATTCAAAGTGTCATGTTGATTGGTTCCCGAAGCAATATGCGCACTCAATAATGAATCTCCAGCAACTGCGCACTTCCCAATCACCGCGATCTGGCACCTGTTATCAGCCTCTTAGCAACATTAAACAATAACATTTGCCTCTCTTTTCCAGTTTTTAAACATGGCCAGCGTCTTCATGCGCATATTCAACCTCATCTGCATGATGCTGCTGATCGGCCATTGGAGCGGGTGTTTGCAGTTCCTTGTTCCGATGTTGCAAAATTTTCCTGCCAACTCTTGGGTGGCTATCAACGAATTACAGGTAAAACGGGAACGCCGCAATGTCTCTAGACGAGACTATCACATGTCACCTAATGGCAGGAGGCGTACTGGTTGGAGCAGTACTCTTGGGCCCTATTCAAGGCCATGTCCCATATGTTGTGCATCGGATACGGGCGGTTTCCGCCCCAATCGCTCACCGACATGTGGTTGACCATGCTGTCCATGATCTCGGGAGCCACTTGTTACGCGCTCTTCCTTGGACACGCCACCAATTTAATCCAGAGCTTGGACTCCTCAAGGAGACAGTATCGGGAGAAGGTACGTCTATGACATTTAAGATTGTTTGAATTGTCCTCCAACACGTTTCTTCCGGAACAAAAGGTGAAACAAGTGGAAGAATACATGGCCTATAGAAAATTACCCCGCGAGATGCGCCAGCGCATCACGGAGTACTTCGAGCATCGATATCAGGGAAAGTTCTTTGACGAGGAGATTATCTTAGGAGAGTTGTCCGAGAAGCTACGGGAAGATGTCATCAACTACAACTGTCGGTCCCTAGTGGCTAGCGTGCCGTTTTTCGCTAACGCCGATTCGAACTTCGTCTCCGACGTGGTCACTAAGTTAAAATATGAAGTCTTCCAGCCAGGTGAGTTCtccatattattttaatttctctacTACTTCATTTTAGAAAGTTCTAGAAGAGTAATTCTAACCTTTAGCGATTTCAACAAGAAAAACTTCCAGAATTTTCAAGCATGCGAGATTTATTTCCCAGAGTCAGCTTTCCGTACacatattatatatatgtatatatataatatttttaggtgatataataataaaagaaggAACCATCGGTACCAAGATGTACTTCATCCAAGAGGGTATAGTGGACATCGTGATGGCCAATGGTGAAGTGGCTACCAGCCTTAGTGATGGCTCGTACTTCGGCGAGATTTGCCTGTTGACCAATGCGCGCCGCGTGGCATCCGTGCGCGCCGAGACCTACTGCAACCTATTCTCCCTGTCCGTGGACCACTTTAACGCGGTTCTTGACCAGTACCCGCTCATGCGCCGCACGATGGAGTCGGTCGCGGCGGAGAGGTCAGTGCGTTGGTTGGTATAAATAAACCCGCGGAGGGTATTATTACATTCTTAGTGGCTTGCTTGTTCTAACAGGATATAAGCTTCAAGTGTTTTGTGTCCCTTCTCATCCATCGATAATCAGTAGTAGTCGCTTGTCATTCATCATTTATCTATTTGttgttgccacattttcaaaaCTCAAGCCACGTTAATTTAGAGAGGTTAATTCATCCAAAGCGGCAATGCTGGAGAACGGCTAAATTACGtcaaacatttcaaataacaGTATTACAATACTGATAAGTGACATGTATCTATTCACAACAGTGATTTGTGAAAACTTACCTCTTTCCAGCGATGTGGCTAAAGTGAAATTTCTTactctgtatatatatacGTTTCGAACACTATCACTTCTATACACAAAACACGTAACACGCAAGCGCACAACAACACCATCATTCTCATCTAGATTGTTTGGTGTTGTAGAATGTCCCTTCGATGCGGGCGTTTTGAAATACGTTAAAGATCCATGATTTCCTAGCGACTGATGTGTTGCCCTCTGGTACATCAGATTTATCATCAGTGACAAGCTTTTATTTTATGCGTATTTCAAGCGGTCACTCCACGTGTCTTTCATCGTCACTTGCTAGCGTCACCTAGCCGTATATCTGGCATTTTGCAGGTTGAACAAAATCGGCAAAAACCCGAACCTGCTAGCGCACCGGGAGGAGGATCTAGGCAGCGAAAGCAAGACTATCAACGCGGTGGTGAACGCGCTGGCTGCCGAGGCGGAGAACGGCAATCTATCGCAGGAATCCGTTGCCAAATTGCACGAGAGTGAGACTCGGTGTAGTACGGAGACCAACCGCAAGAGGACATTGCTGCCGCGTCCCAAGTCCGAAAACAATTTCGCGTCGCTCGACCTCGGCCTGGTTAGCGGTGGCTCGAACGACCGGCCGCTTTTTTACAAATCGGACACGATACACAAACAAATGAGCATGCAATGACGGCACTCCACGCACTAGTGTCTAGCGACGTTGGCGGGCCGGCTGCGCAGGACGATCGCGGTGGTCTCACTGTGATTTCGTTGTTCGGGGCGCGTGCGCCGTCGCTACTGGCGCTCGAGCCTGCGCAGCAACTGTCGTCAATCGATTCGTTTCCCCGCAGTGTCGCGCGGCACTGGTGCGTGATGGATGTTAGGTACATTACATACACATACACACACTAAAGCAATacataacttttaaaattcgattcaGTTGTGCAATATTTAGTGTAACATTGAGCTGCTTAAGTTACGTGCTCAACTCAGTAGCGGTCGTTTCATTGCGTGTAACATATCCTCCTTTTGAGAGCAATATCGGTTCAGAGTAGCTTTATCGCGCTGTCTCTCTTGTACAGTTTTAGTGGACTTTCGTCTTTATTTAGCTGCTCTAGTACAAAACGAAGCTCCTCTCTATAGGAATTGATCAGTTTAGCGTTTCTAggactaattttaatttaagacgCGCGTAGACGAGTAATGAGTCTGCTGTTGCCTGAATGCATTTTTATAACCTATGAACGATGCCTATTAGGAACGTAGATGTAAATCGTTACCTATGATTTGAACTTTGCAAGGGTGGGATTTGTCCCTAATGGACAGCCCTGTGATGTTAAAAACTCTAACAAagccttaaaataataattataaaaagtgctaattttatttcaaataaggcCCTAGGAGGCCTTACACCTATAATccctaaaaatgtttgaatttaattgtttatctcaaatttaaaagttctGTAACGTTAACTCTAATGTAGCATTCCATGGGTGAATAGCCATAGACATTACCCGGGGTCAACTGCCAACTTTCCACAGAAAGGCAATTTCCGAAAGTTCTGGTTAAAAAGAGTTCCTAAGGAGCCTTTAAGGGGCtcaaaaattatgcattttttaaaaaagcaaatccTACGTTGATCTACTTACACAACAGTTTTCTATCTAGTCTTTAGcctgaaaaattctgaaaatagcATTCTTATATCAGCCAACAAAAGGGTCAAATCCCTAAGTtttagggttacctatacgGATCCTAAACTCCTATTACTCCTATTACGTGTCGAAATTCAAGGAAAAAAGGGTCCaactgtaattaaaataattgcaatAGTTATTGAATTTCAAGCCGAAAAGCTGTTTTGTTGCTAACCTTCTTTACGTCGCCTTTAGAGCCAAATTCCACCCCAAACCTTATCAtttcgatatttaaaaaagtgaaaacgCAAACAACTAGTTTACTAAATTCATAAGAATCTTTACCATGTAAACTAAGCGCTTGGCAcaaggaataaatttaatatcggGGTCGTTAGGGGCGCCCCCGAATTACCTACCTAATAgagattttacaaattttatctCTACATAAGGGACATTCTTCTTTTAGAAGGACTAGCCTGTTACCGTTCGGTTCGTCCGTTTCGTAcgtcaattattaattttggtaGAACCATGAACTGAAAGCGAGCGGAAGCCGGAATCAAAATAGAGAGTAAAACGAATGATAAGAAGGGGGTATGAATCCCCTAGGGGATCCCGGAAGAAGCGAATGTTTACGGCCTCATTGTTGAGTTTTCGCTCAGCCGGGGTTTCGTGGCAGATACAGGAACCTCCTCTCTTCTAAACGCCATACACAGTTATTGttagagaaaataaaagatattgaTCTAGAACTGTCTTTTATTTCGTGTCTATTTCTGTCTTGCTCAGGGAAAGGATACAAGAGGAAGACGAAGGAGAGGACCGAAAGAGGGGCAATTAAAGAAGCGATCAAAGGCAAATATTACTTACCTGTTTAAATTCATTTCGGTTTGTCCTCCATTATTCGGATGTATTTCGAAGGAATTGAGAGAATGTCTTTCGTTGCCAatctgaaaatataaattaatattgccTTCAATACTATTTCAAAAGAAACTCTTAAATGGCCCTTAAAACTACTGTCTGCAGAGTCGAAAATCATcttgataaaattattaatttttttttcaatac comes from Euwallacea similis isolate ESF13 chromosome 9, ESF131.1, whole genome shotgun sequence and encodes:
- the Ih gene encoding potassium/sodium hyperpolarization-activated cyclic nucleotide-gated channel 2 isoform X3, with protein sequence MSDCRYRAYVYQLVPRDGGGGEGGGEERRSSSRRAPSLRLANGRVAAAQSEEEIRSPPPRRLAKDDSIKISIENTNTCTDSLVTALDDETLLIADCLSNDMNYNKGSGKVHFGVDDMSLYGTPKEEPGPVPLGTVEPGKQSFIKNQLQALFQPTDNKLAMKLFGSKKALMKERIRQKASGHWVIHPCSSFRFYWDLCMLLLLVANLIILPVAISFFNDDLSMRWIAFNCLSDTIFLIDIVVNFRTGIMQQDNAEQVILDPRLIAQHYIRTWFFLDLISSIPLDYIFLIINQFQDYVENFQFLHAGRALRILRLAKLLSLVRLLRLSRLVRYVSQWEEVYILQNLQKKRTERRGRYSSDLNKSSTKSNLIFKFLNMASVFMRIFNLICMMLLIGHWSGCLQFLVPMLQNFPANSWVAINELQEAYWLEQYSWALFKAMSHMLCIGYGRFPPQSLTDMWLTMLSMISGATCYALFLGHATNLIQSLDSSRRQYREKVKQVEEYMAYRKLPREMRQRITEYFEHRYQGKFFDEEIILGELSEKLREDVINYNCRSLVASVPFFANADSNFVSDVVTKLKYEVFQPGDIIIKEGTIGTKMYFIQEGIVDIVMANGEVATSLSDGSYFGEICLLTNARRVASVRAETYCNLFSLSVDHFNAVLDQYPLMRRTMESVAAERSVRWLNKIGKNPNLLAHREEDLGSESKTINAVVNALAAEAENGNLSQESVAKLHESETRCSTETNRKRTLLPRPKSENNFASLDLGLVSGGSNDRPLFYKSDTIHKQMSMQ
- the Ih gene encoding potassium/sodium hyperpolarization-activated cyclic nucleotide-gated channel 2 isoform X1; the encoded protein is MIISCFMPHSVDTSLRQPPRLLIRDGGGGEGGGEERRSSSRRAPSLRLANGRVAAAQSEEEIRSPPPRRLAKDDSIKISIENTNTCTDSLVTALDDETLLIADCLSNDMNYNKGSGKVHFGVDDMSLYGTPKEEPGPVPLGTVEPGKQSFIKNQLQALFQPTDNKLAMKLFGSKKALMKERIRQKASGHWVIHPCSSFRFYWDLCMLLLLVANLIILPVAISFFNDDLSMRWIAFNCLSDTIFLIDIVVNFRTGIMQQDNAEQVILDPRLIAQHYIRTWFFLDLISSIPLDYIFLIINQFQDYVENFQFLHAGRALRILRLAKLLSLVRLLRLSRLVRYVSQWEEVYILQNLQKKRTERRGRYSSDLNKSSTKSNLIFKFLNMASVFMRIFNLICMMLLIGHWSGCLQFLVPMLQNFPANSWVAINELQEAYWLEQYSWALFKAMSHMLCIGYGRFPPQSLTDMWLTMLSMISGATCYALFLGHATNLIQSLDSSRRQYREKVKQVEEYMAYRKLPREMRQRITEYFEHRYQGKFFDEEIILGELSEKLREDVINYNCRSLVASVPFFANADSNFVSDVVTKLKYEVFQPGDIIIKEGTIGTKMYFIQEGIVDIVMANGEVATSLSDGSYFGEICLLTNARRVASVRAETYCNLFSLSVDHFNAVLDQYPLMRRTMESVAAERSVRWLNKIGKNPNLLAHREEDLGSESKTINAVVNALAAEAENGNLSQESVAKLHESETRCSTETNRKRTLLPRPKSENNFASLDLGLVSGGSNDRPLFYKSDTIHKQMSMQ
- the Ih gene encoding potassium/sodium hyperpolarization-activated cyclic nucleotide-gated channel 2 isoform X4; the encoded protein is MRFSRDGGGGEGGGEERRSSSRRAPSLRLANGRVAAAQSEEEIRSPPPRRLAKDDSIKISIENTNTCTDSLVTALDDETLLIADCLSNDMNYNKGSGKVHFGVDDMSLYGTPKEEPGPVPLGTVEPGKQSFIKNQLQALFQPTDNKLAMKLFGSKKALMKERIRQKASGHWVIHPCSSFRFYWDLCMLLLLVANLIILPVAISFFNDDLSMRWIAFNCLSDTIFLIDIVVNFRTGIMQQDNAEQVILDPRLIAQHYIRTWFFLDLISSIPLDYIFLIINQFQDYVENFQFLHAGRALRILRLAKLLSLVRLLRLSRLVRYVSQWEEVYILQNLQKKRTERRGRYSSDLNKSSTKSNLIFKFLNMASVFMRIFNLICMMLLIGHWSGCLQFLVPMLQNFPANSWVAINELQEAYWLEQYSWALFKAMSHMLCIGYGRFPPQSLTDMWLTMLSMISGATCYALFLGHATNLIQSLDSSRRQYREKVKQVEEYMAYRKLPREMRQRITEYFEHRYQGKFFDEEIILGELSEKLREDVINYNCRSLVASVPFFANADSNFVSDVVTKLKYEVFQPGDIIIKEGTIGTKMYFIQEGIVDIVMANGEVATSLSDGSYFGEICLLTNARRVASVRAETYCNLFSLSVDHFNAVLDQYPLMRRTMESVAAERSVRWLNKIGKNPNLLAHREEDLGSESKTINAVVNALAAEAENGNLSQESVAKLHESETRCSTETNRKRTLLPRPKSENNFASLDLGLVSGGSNDRPLFYKSDTIHKQMSMQ